In Streptomyces durocortorensis, a genomic segment contains:
- a CDS encoding alpha-1,4-glucan--maltose-1-phosphate maltosyltransferase has product MIGRIPVLDVRPLVDCGRRAAKAVAGETFQVTATVFREGHDAVAANVVLRDPSGRVGPWTPMRELAPGTDRWGAEVTPASEGRWTYTVEAWSDPVTTWRHHAAIKIPAGIDTDLVLAEGAALLERAAAGVPKKHGREAVLAAVDALRDAAHPPAARLAAALTPAADAVLARYPLRELVTRSKPLAVRVERERALYGSWYELFPRSEGARRVPVDPADSSPDAPTRLVGGTFRTAAERLPAVAAMGFDVVYLPPIHPIGTTHRKGPDNSLTAGEHDPGVPWAIGSPEGGHDAVHPELGTLEDFDHFVSVARNLRMEIALDFALQCSPDHPWVKDHPDWFHHRPDGSIAYAENPPKKYQDIYPIAFDKDMRGLVAETTRILRFWMGHGVRIFRVDNPHTKPVVFWEKVIAEINGTDPDVIFLAEAFTRPAMMHTLGAVGFQQSYTYFTWRNTKHELTEYVTELSGEAASYMRPNFFVNTPDILPGYLQEGGRPAFEARAVLAATLAPSWGVYAGFELCENTPAKPGSEEYLHSEKYELRPRDWESAERQGRTLTPLITSLNRIRRRNPALQQLRDVHFHHADNDALIVFSKRSGSNTVLVVVNLDPHHTQEATVSLDMERLGLDRHERVPVRDELTGDTYHWGRAFYVRLEPGITPAHIAVLRPSPPTGGSPTP; this is encoded by the coding sequence ATGATCGGTCGTATTCCCGTCCTGGACGTCCGCCCTCTCGTCGACTGCGGCAGACGGGCGGCGAAGGCCGTCGCCGGTGAGACCTTCCAGGTCACCGCCACCGTCTTCCGCGAAGGCCATGACGCGGTGGCCGCCAATGTCGTGCTGCGCGATCCGAGCGGACGGGTGGGACCGTGGACCCCGATGCGCGAGCTGGCCCCGGGAACCGACCGCTGGGGCGCGGAGGTCACCCCGGCCTCCGAGGGCCGCTGGACGTACACGGTGGAGGCCTGGAGCGATCCGGTCACCACCTGGCGGCACCACGCCGCGATCAAGATCCCGGCGGGCATCGACACGGACCTGGTGCTGGCGGAGGGTGCGGCGCTGCTGGAGCGGGCCGCCGCGGGCGTACCGAAGAAGCACGGGCGTGAGGCGGTGCTAGCGGCGGTGGACGCGCTGCGCGACGCCGCGCACCCGCCGGCCGCCCGGCTGGCCGCCGCCCTGACCCCGGCCGCCGACGCCGTCCTCGCCCGGTATCCGCTGCGTGAGCTGGTCACCCGGTCCAAACCGCTGGCGGTGCGCGTGGAGCGCGAGCGGGCGCTGTACGGGTCGTGGTACGAGCTGTTCCCGCGCTCGGAGGGGGCGCGGCGGGTGCCGGTGGACCCCGCCGACAGCTCGCCGGACGCGCCGACCCGGCTGGTCGGCGGGACCTTCCGGACGGCCGCCGAGCGGCTGCCCGCGGTCGCCGCCATGGGCTTCGATGTCGTGTACCTGCCGCCGATCCACCCGATCGGGACCACCCACCGCAAGGGCCCGGACAACTCGCTGACGGCCGGGGAGCACGACCCGGGCGTGCCCTGGGCGATCGGTTCGCCGGAAGGCGGGCACGACGCGGTCCACCCGGAGCTCGGGACGCTGGAGGACTTCGACCACTTCGTGTCGGTGGCCCGCAATCTGCGGATGGAGATCGCGCTGGACTTCGCACTCCAGTGCTCGCCGGACCACCCGTGGGTCAAGGACCACCCGGACTGGTTCCACCACCGTCCCGACGGCTCGATCGCGTACGCCGAGAACCCGCCGAAGAAGTACCAGGACATCTATCCGATCGCCTTCGACAAGGACATGCGCGGTCTGGTGGCGGAGACGACACGGATCCTGCGCTTCTGGATGGGCCACGGGGTGCGGATCTTCCGGGTCGACAACCCGCACACCAAGCCGGTGGTGTTCTGGGAGAAGGTCATCGCCGAGATCAACGGCACCGATCCCGATGTCATCTTCCTGGCAGAGGCGTTCACCCGCCCGGCGATGATGCACACCCTGGGAGCGGTCGGCTTCCAGCAGTCGTACACGTACTTCACCTGGCGCAACACCAAGCACGAGCTGACCGAGTACGTCACGGAGCTGTCCGGGGAGGCCGCCTCGTACATGCGGCCCAACTTCTTCGTGAACACCCCCGACATCCTTCCCGGCTACCTCCAGGAGGGCGGCCGCCCGGCCTTTGAAGCGCGGGCGGTACTGGCCGCGACGCTCGCCCCGTCCTGGGGCGTCTACGCGGGATTCGAGCTGTGCGAGAACACTCCGGCAAAGCCGGGGAGCGAGGAGTACCTGCACTCGGAGAAGTACGAACTGCGCCCGAGGGACTGGGAGTCGGCGGAACGCCAGGGCCGCACGCTGACGCCCCTGATCACCTCGCTGAACCGGATCCGGCGCCGCAACCCCGCACTCCAGCAGTTGCGCGACGTCCACTTCCATCACGCCGACAACGACGCGCTGATCGTCTTCAGCAAGCGTTCCGGCTCGAACACCGTTCTGGTGGTCGTGAACCTCGACCCGCACCACACCCAGGAGGCCACGGTCTCGTTGGACATGGAGCGGCTCGGCCTCGACCGGCACGAGCGCGTACCGGTGCGCGACGAGCTCACCGGCGATACCTACCACTGGGGCAGGGCCTTCTATGTGCGCCTGGAGCCGGGCATCACGCCCGCGCACATCGCCGTCCTGCGACCGTCCCCGCCGACCGGAGGGTCACCCACACCATGA
- the glgB gene encoding 1,4-alpha-glucan branching enzyme has translation MTARKPSRKASRKAAEAPAEATVEVSVDVTPTAPPPAPTEATAAPGASATTTTKTAPAKRTRAKRADAAPPRPRQGGGGEGARPAPALDGADRGRLLAGDHHAPHDVLGAHPVPGGVLVRALRPFARSVTVLGAGLRAELHDDGDGFFSGVLPVREVPAYRLRVAYDDTVIEVEDPYRFWPSIGELDLHLIGEGRHEELWRALGAEPMEHQGVTGTRFTVWAPNARGVRVTGDFTYWDGTGTPMRSLGSTGVWELFLPGVGEGALYKFDICRPDGSHTVRADPMARRTEVPPATASVVTAKHHEWQDADWMAHRGDRPVHEAPFSVYEVHLTSWRPGLTYRQLAEQLPSYVKDLGFTHVELMPVSEHPFGGSWGYQVTGFYAPTSRMGTPDDFRFLVDALHRAGIGVIMDWVPAHFPRDDWALAEFDGRPLYEHSDPQRAAHPDWGTLEFDYGRTEVRNFLVANATYWCEEFHIDGLRVDAVASMLYLDYSREDGQWSPNEFGGRENLDAVAFLQEMNATVYRRNPGVVTIAEESTAWDGVTRPTDSGGLGFGLKWNMGWMHDSLVYVAKEPVHRKYHHNDMTFSMVYAYSENYVLPISHDEVVHGKQALVAKMPGDWWQQRANHRAYLGFMWAHPGKQLLFMGQEFAQGAEWSEGHGPDWWLLDPSYEASGDHRGVRDLVRDLNAVYGAVPALWQRDAVPEGFSWVDGGAAEDNVFAFLRYDADGSPLLAVSHFSPVVRHDYRLGVPETGTEGWVEVLNTDADRYGGSDVRNEEPLKAESVPAHGRQSSISLTLPPLATVWFRPV, from the coding sequence GTGACCGCCCGCAAGCCGTCCCGCAAGGCATCCCGCAAGGCCGCCGAGGCCCCCGCAGAGGCAACCGTCGAGGTCTCCGTCGATGTGACGCCGACCGCGCCGCCTCCCGCTCCCACCGAGGCCACCGCCGCACCGGGAGCCTCCGCCACGACCACCACGAAGACCGCGCCCGCCAAGCGCACCCGCGCCAAGCGGGCGGACGCGGCCCCGCCACGCCCCCGGCAGGGAGGCGGCGGCGAGGGCGCCCGCCCGGCGCCCGCGCTGGACGGCGCGGACCGGGGCAGGCTGCTGGCCGGTGACCACCACGCGCCGCACGACGTGCTCGGCGCGCATCCGGTCCCGGGCGGGGTGCTGGTGCGGGCACTGCGCCCGTTCGCCCGGTCCGTCACGGTGCTGGGCGCCGGGCTGCGGGCGGAGCTGCACGACGACGGCGACGGCTTCTTCTCCGGTGTGCTGCCGGTGCGGGAGGTGCCCGCGTACCGGCTCCGGGTGGCGTACGACGACACCGTCATCGAGGTGGAGGACCCGTACCGCTTCTGGCCCTCGATCGGTGAGCTCGATCTGCATCTGATCGGCGAGGGCCGGCACGAGGAGCTGTGGCGGGCGCTGGGCGCGGAGCCGATGGAGCACCAGGGGGTGACCGGGACCCGGTTCACCGTGTGGGCGCCGAACGCGCGCGGGGTCCGGGTGACCGGTGACTTCACGTACTGGGACGGTACGGGCACACCGATGCGGTCGCTCGGTTCGACCGGGGTGTGGGAGCTGTTCCTGCCGGGCGTGGGCGAGGGCGCGCTGTACAAGTTCGACATCTGCCGCCCGGACGGTTCGCACACGGTACGGGCCGACCCGATGGCCCGGCGCACCGAGGTCCCGCCCGCCACCGCCTCGGTCGTCACCGCCAAGCACCACGAGTGGCAGGACGCGGACTGGATGGCACACCGAGGCGACCGCCCGGTCCACGAGGCCCCGTTCTCGGTGTACGAGGTGCATCTCACCTCCTGGCGGCCTGGGCTGACGTATCGTCAACTCGCGGAACAGCTGCCCTCGTACGTCAAGGACCTGGGATTCACGCACGTCGAGCTGATGCCGGTCTCCGAGCACCCCTTCGGCGGCTCCTGGGGCTATCAGGTCACCGGGTTCTACGCGCCGACCTCCCGCATGGGCACCCCGGACGACTTCCGGTTCCTGGTGGACGCCCTGCACCGGGCGGGCATCGGCGTGATCATGGACTGGGTGCCCGCGCACTTCCCGCGCGACGACTGGGCGCTCGCCGAGTTCGACGGACGGCCGCTGTACGAGCACTCCGACCCGCAGCGGGCGGCCCACCCGGACTGGGGAACGCTGGAGTTCGACTACGGCCGCACGGAGGTACGCAACTTCCTGGTCGCCAACGCCACGTACTGGTGCGAGGAGTTCCACATCGACGGGCTGCGCGTCGACGCGGTGGCCTCGATGCTCTACCTCGACTACTCCCGCGAGGACGGCCAGTGGTCGCCCAACGAGTTCGGCGGGCGGGAGAACCTGGACGCGGTCGCCTTCCTCCAGGAGATGAACGCGACGGTCTACCGCCGCAATCCCGGGGTCGTGACCATCGCCGAGGAGTCCACCGCCTGGGACGGCGTCACCCGCCCCACCGACAGCGGCGGCCTGGGCTTCGGGCTGAAGTGGAACATGGGATGGATGCACGACTCGCTGGTGTACGTGGCGAAGGAGCCGGTGCACCGCAAGTACCACCACAACGACATGACGTTCTCGATGGTGTACGCGTACAGCGAGAACTACGTGCTGCCGATCTCGCACGACGAGGTGGTGCACGGCAAGCAGGCGCTGGTGGCGAAGATGCCCGGCGACTGGTGGCAGCAGCGCGCCAACCACCGTGCCTACCTGGGCTTCATGTGGGCCCACCCCGGCAAGCAACTCCTTTTCATGGGCCAGGAGTTCGCCCAGGGCGCGGAGTGGTCCGAGGGGCACGGACCGGACTGGTGGCTGCTGGACCCGTCCTACGAGGCGTCCGGCGACCACCGCGGGGTCCGGGACCTGGTCCGCGATCTGAACGCGGTGTATGGGGCGGTCCCCGCGCTGTGGCAGCGCGATGCCGTGCCGGAGGGGTTCAGCTGGGTGGACGGCGGGGCGGCCGAGGACAACGTGTTCGCGTTCCTGCGGTACGACGCGGACGGCTCCCCGCTGCTCGCGGTCTCCCACTTCTCGCCGGTGGTCCGGCACGACTACCGCCTGGGGGTGCCGGAGACCGGGACCGAGGGCTGGGTGGAGGTCCTGAACACGGACGCGGACCGGTACGGCGGCAGCGATGTGCGCAACGAGGAGCCGCTGAAGGCGGAGTCGGTACCCGCGCACGGCCGGCAGTCCAGCATCTCGCTGACGCTGCCGCCGCTGGCGACGGTGTGGTTCCGCCCGGTGTAA
- a CDS encoding maltokinase N-terminal cap-like domain-containing protein: protein MSEAASTHVALAKSTRNSATHGSTRDGSLLPSLAPLLHEWLPRQRWFAGKGRPVTGFSLVSATEMLPLDGAAGPGLLHLLVRVQQPSAPVRPADDCYQLLLGVRTSLPTTLAAALVGRADRGPLAGRTVYDALHDPRLAGLLLERFRRPGTLGTLRFERNAAIPAGLPPRVLDAEQSNSSIVYGDAYILKIFRRIFPGTNPDLELPLALTGEGCERVPAPVAWFEAPGPEPLTLGVLQPFLHGARDGWQLALAALAAGRDFLPEARALGRATAEVHTALAAALPTPALRGTQTRQLVAQMTQRLEAAAQAVPALVPYVPGLRATFDAVTDLGHRGSGWAQQRVHGDLHLGQTLRSADGFWSLIDFEGEPARPLPERRRPAPPVRDVAGMLRSFDYAARSHRPWHPEWAARCRAAYCEGYALASGTDPRGEPELLRAHETDKAVYEVLYEARHRPDWLPVPMAAIQRLAQSAAA from the coding sequence ATGTCGGAGGCTGCATCCACTCACGTCGCCCTGGCGAAGAGCACGAGGAACAGCGCAACGCACGGCAGTACCAGGGACGGGTCCCTTCTCCCGTCCCTCGCCCCGCTGCTCCACGAATGGCTGCCCCGGCAGCGGTGGTTCGCGGGCAAGGGCCGGCCGGTCACCGGCTTCTCCCTCGTCTCGGCCACCGAGATGCTGCCACTGGACGGCGCGGCCGGTCCGGGCCTGCTGCATCTGCTGGTGCGGGTCCAGCAGCCGTCCGCGCCGGTCCGCCCGGCCGACGACTGCTACCAACTCCTGCTCGGCGTGCGAACATCGCTGCCCACGACCCTCGCCGCCGCACTGGTCGGCCGGGCGGACCGGGGCCCGCTGGCGGGGCGGACCGTCTACGACGCACTGCACGATCCACGGCTGGCCGGACTTCTGCTGGAACGGTTCCGCCGACCCGGCACGCTCGGCACCCTCCGGTTCGAGCGGAACGCCGCGATCCCGGCGGGCCTCCCGCCCCGGGTCCTGGACGCCGAGCAGTCCAACTCCTCGATCGTCTACGGCGATGCGTACATCCTCAAGATCTTCCGCCGGATCTTCCCGGGCACCAACCCGGACCTGGAGCTGCCTCTCGCGCTGACCGGCGAGGGGTGCGAACGGGTGCCCGCCCCGGTCGCCTGGTTCGAGGCTCCGGGCCCCGAACCGCTCACCCTCGGCGTGCTCCAGCCCTTCCTGCACGGCGCACGCGACGGCTGGCAGCTCGCGCTCGCCGCGCTCGCCGCGGGCCGGGACTTCCTGCCCGAGGCGCGGGCCCTGGGCCGGGCCACCGCCGAGGTGCACACCGCGCTCGCCGCCGCCCTGCCCACCCCGGCGCTGCGCGGCACCCAGACCCGGCAGCTGGTGGCCCAGATGACCCAGCGGCTGGAGGCCGCCGCCCAGGCGGTCCCGGCGCTCGTGCCGTACGTCCCCGGGCTGCGCGCCACGTTCGACGCCGTGACCGACCTCGGCCACCGGGGCAGCGGCTGGGCACAGCAGCGCGTGCACGGCGACCTCCACCTCGGCCAGACGCTGCGCTCCGCCGACGGCTTCTGGTCGCTGATCGACTTCGAGGGCGAACCGGCGCGGCCGCTGCCCGAACGGCGGCGCCCCGCACCGCCGGTGCGCGATGTCGCGGGCATGCTGCGCTCCTTCGACTACGCGGCCCGCTCGCACCGCCCGTGGCACCCGGAGTGGGCGGCCCGCTGCCGCGCCGCCTACTGCGAGGGCTACGCGCTGGCCTCGGGTACCGACCCGCGCGGCGAACCGGAGCTGCTGCGCGCCCACGAGACCGACAAGGCGGTGTACGAGGTGCTGTACGAGGCCCGGCACCGCCCCGACTGGCTGCCCGTACCGATGGCGGCCATCCAGCGGCTGGCCCAGTCGGCCGCGGCCTGA
- the glgP gene encoding alpha-glucan family phosphorylase produces the protein MKAIRRFTVRPVLPEPLRPLHDLARNLRWSWHTETRELFRSADPEGWRPADADPVRLLGSLSAGRLTELARDEEYLGRLAAASADLAEYLEGPRWYQEQQAAGAELPSAIAYFSPEFGVTAALPQYSGGLGILAGDHLKAASDLGVPLIGVGLLYRHGYFRQTLSREGWQQEHYPVLDPNELPLDLVREADGAPARVVLALPGGRSLHACVWLARVGRVPLLLLDSDVEENAPGERDVTDRLYGGGSDHRLLQEMLLGIGGVRAVRTWCRLTGTPEPEVFHTNEGHAGFLGLERIRELSANGHDFEAALEVVRAGTVFTTHTPVPAGIDRFDRQLVARHFGDDGELPGVPVEKILRLGTETYPGGEPELFNMAVMGLRLAQRANGVSTLHGAVSREMFSGLWPGFDSAEVPITSVTNGVHAPTWVAPEVFRLGAGQVGEGRAHQVLAGGPVADEASSGSGTPRRWEAVTGIGDQEIWDLRRDLRGQLVTEVRRRLYASWRRRGAGTAELGWIDGVLDPDVLTIGFARRVPSYKRLTLMLRDRDRLRELLLHPTHPIQIVVAGKAHPADDGGKRLVQELVRFADDPRVRHRIVFLPDYGMGMAQKLYPGCDVWLNNPLRPLEACGTSGMKAALNGCLNLSVRDGWWDEWFDPDFGWEIPTADGSAVDEDRRDELESNALYSLIEDRVAPRFYDRGAAGLPDRWIEMVRSTLVSLGPKVLAGRMVREYVERLYTPAARSRRALTPEAARGLAQWKSRVRAAWPEVSVDHVESVTGTAAGGSAELGATLSLRVRVALGGLDPDDVEVQVVAGRVDSGDAIADAQTFPLKPAGGHDLEDRWLYEGPLTLERTGPYGYTVRVLPAHGLLASGAELGLVALPTEATGEGAGVLMR, from the coding sequence GTGAAGGCCATTCGTCGATTCACCGTGCGTCCTGTCCTCCCCGAACCCCTCCGACCCCTCCACGACCTCGCGCGCAACCTGCGCTGGTCCTGGCACACCGAGACCCGTGAGCTCTTCCGGTCCGCCGACCCCGAGGGCTGGCGGCCCGCGGACGCCGACCCCGTACGCCTGCTCGGCTCGCTGTCCGCCGGGCGGCTCACCGAACTGGCCCGGGACGAGGAGTACCTCGGCCGCCTCGCCGCGGCCTCCGCCGACCTCGCGGAGTATCTGGAAGGCCCCCGCTGGTATCAGGAACAGCAGGCCGCCGGAGCCGAACTCCCGTCCGCAATCGCCTACTTCTCACCCGAGTTCGGCGTCACCGCGGCGCTGCCCCAGTACAGCGGCGGCCTCGGCATCCTGGCCGGCGACCACCTCAAGGCCGCCAGCGACCTCGGTGTCCCGCTCATCGGCGTCGGGCTGCTCTACCGCCACGGCTACTTCCGCCAGACCCTCTCGCGCGAGGGCTGGCAGCAGGAGCACTATCCCGTCCTCGACCCCAACGAACTCCCCCTCGACCTGGTCCGCGAGGCCGACGGCGCTCCCGCCAGGGTGGTGCTCGCCCTGCCCGGCGGACGCTCGCTGCACGCGTGCGTCTGGCTGGCCCGCGTCGGCCGCGTTCCGCTGCTCCTGCTCGACTCCGACGTCGAGGAGAACGCCCCCGGCGAACGCGACGTCACCGACCGGCTCTACGGCGGCGGCAGCGACCACCGCCTCCTCCAGGAGATGCTGCTCGGCATCGGCGGGGTGCGCGCCGTGCGCACCTGGTGCCGCCTCACCGGCACCCCGGAGCCGGAGGTCTTCCACACCAACGAGGGCCACGCAGGCTTCCTCGGCCTGGAGCGCATCCGCGAACTGTCCGCCAACGGGCACGACTTCGAGGCCGCCCTCGAAGTGGTCCGGGCCGGGACCGTCTTCACCACGCACACCCCGGTGCCCGCCGGGATAGACCGTTTCGACCGGCAGCTCGTCGCCCGCCACTTCGGCGACGACGGCGAACTGCCCGGCGTACCCGTCGAGAAGATCCTCCGGCTCGGCACCGAGACCTACCCCGGCGGCGAGCCCGAGCTGTTCAACATGGCAGTGATGGGCCTCCGGCTCGCCCAGCGTGCCAACGGGGTCTCCACCCTCCACGGGGCCGTCAGCCGGGAGATGTTCTCCGGGCTCTGGCCGGGCTTCGACTCCGCCGAGGTCCCCATCACCTCCGTCACCAACGGGGTGCACGCCCCGACCTGGGTGGCCCCCGAGGTGTTCCGGCTCGGCGCGGGCCAGGTCGGCGAGGGCCGCGCCCACCAGGTGCTGGCGGGCGGACCGGTGGCCGACGAGGCTTCCTCGGGGAGCGGCACCCCGCGCCGCTGGGAGGCGGTGACCGGCATCGGCGACCAGGAGATCTGGGACCTGCGCCGGGACCTGCGCGGCCAGCTGGTCACCGAGGTCCGCCGCCGCCTCTACGCCTCCTGGCGCAGGCGCGGCGCGGGCACCGCCGAACTGGGCTGGATCGACGGTGTCCTCGACCCGGACGTCCTGACCATCGGCTTCGCCCGCCGCGTCCCCTCGTACAAGCGGCTCACGCTGATGCTCCGCGACCGCGACCGGCTGCGCGAGCTGCTGCTGCACCCCACGCACCCGATCCAGATCGTCGTCGCGGGCAAGGCCCACCCGGCCGACGACGGCGGCAAGCGGCTGGTGCAGGAGCTGGTGCGGTTCGCGGACGACCCGCGGGTGCGCCACCGCATCGTCTTCCTGCCGGACTACGGCATGGGCATGGCGCAGAAGCTCTATCCGGGCTGCGACGTCTGGCTCAACAACCCGCTGCGCCCCCTGGAGGCGTGCGGTACGAGCGGCATGAAGGCGGCGCTCAACGGATGCCTCAACCTGTCGGTGCGGGACGGCTGGTGGGACGAGTGGTTCGACCCGGACTTCGGCTGGGAGATCCCCACCGCCGACGGCTCCGCGGTCGACGAGGACCGCCGCGACGAGCTGGAGTCGAACGCCCTCTACTCCCTGATCGAGGACCGGGTCGCCCCGCGCTTCTACGACCGGGGGGCGGCGGGGCTGCCCGACCGGTGGATCGAGATGGTCCGCTCCACTCTGGTCAGCCTGGGCCCGAAGGTGCTCGCGGGGCGCATGGTGCGGGAGTACGTGGAGCGGCTCTACACCCCGGCCGCGCGGTCCCGGCGGGCCCTGACGCCCGAGGCCGCGCGGGGCCTCGCCCAGTGGAAGTCCCGGGTCCGGGCGGCCTGGCCGGAAGTCTCCGTCGACCATGTGGAGTCGGTCACGGGCACCGCAGCAGGCGGCTCGGCGGAGCTCGGCGCCACCCTGTCGCTGCGGGTGCGGGTCGCGCTCGGCGGTCTGGACCCGGACGACGTCGAGGTGCAGGTGGTCGCGGGCCGGGTCGACTCCGGCGATGCCATCGCGGACGCCCAGACCTTCCCGCTGAAGCCGGCGGGCGGCCACGACCTGGAGGACCGCTGGCTGTACGAGGGCCCGCTCACCCTGGAGCGGACGGGACCGTACGGCTACACCGTGCGCGTCCTGCCCGCCCACGGACTGCTGGCCTCGGGCGCCGAACTGGGCCTGGTCGCGCTGCCGACCGAGGCGACGGGTGAGGGCGCGGGCGTGCTGATGCGCTGA
- the treS gene encoding maltose alpha-D-glucosyltransferase gives MIVNEPVHDTFEDTPAKDRDPDWFKRAVFYEVLVRSFQDSNGDGIGDLKGITAKLDYLQWLGVDCLWLPPFFKSPLRDGGYDVSDYTAVLPEFGDLADFVEFVDASHQRGMRVIIDFVMNHTSDQHEWFQQSRTDPDGPYGDYYVWADDDKQFQDARIIFVDTETSNWTFDPVRKQYYWHRFFSHQPDLNYENPAVQEEILAALRFWLDLGIDGFRVDAVPYLYQREGTNCENLPETHNFLKRVRKEIDANYPDTVLLAEANQWPEDVVDYFGDYEAGGDECHMAFHFPVMPRIFMAVRRESRYPVSEILAKTPAIPKNCQWGIFLRNHDELTLEMVTDEERDYMYAEYAKDPRMRANIGIRRRLAPLLDNDRNQIELFTALLLSLPGSPILYYGDEIGMGDNIWLGDRDAVRTPMQWTPDRNAGFSSSDPGRLYLPTIMDPVYGYQVTNVEASMASPSSLLHWTRRMIEIRKQNPAFGLGEYTELPSSNPAVLAFTREYKDDLVLCVHNFSRFAQPTELDLRSFNGRHPVELIGGVRFPAIGQWPYLLTLAGHGFYWFRLRKDAPPA, from the coding sequence ATGATCGTCAATGAGCCTGTCCACGACACGTTCGAGGACACTCCCGCCAAGGACCGCGATCCCGACTGGTTCAAGCGCGCCGTCTTCTACGAGGTGCTCGTCCGGTCCTTCCAGGACTCCAACGGGGATGGAATCGGCGACCTCAAGGGCATCACCGCCAAGCTGGACTACCTCCAGTGGCTCGGCGTGGACTGCCTCTGGCTGCCGCCGTTCTTCAAGTCGCCGCTGCGCGACGGGGGCTACGACGTTTCCGACTACACCGCGGTCCTGCCGGAGTTCGGCGATCTCGCCGACTTCGTGGAGTTCGTGGACGCCTCGCACCAGCGGGGCATGCGCGTGATCATCGACTTCGTCATGAACCACACGAGCGATCAGCACGAGTGGTTCCAGCAGTCCCGCACCGACCCCGACGGGCCCTACGGCGACTACTACGTCTGGGCCGACGACGACAAGCAGTTCCAGGACGCCCGGATCATCTTCGTCGACACCGAGACGTCCAACTGGACCTTCGACCCGGTGCGCAAGCAGTACTACTGGCACCGCTTCTTCTCGCACCAGCCGGACCTCAACTACGAGAACCCGGCGGTCCAGGAGGAGATCCTCGCGGCCCTGCGGTTCTGGCTGGACCTGGGCATCGACGGCTTCCGGGTCGACGCGGTGCCCTACCTCTACCAGCGCGAGGGCACCAACTGCGAGAACCTCCCCGAGACCCACAACTTCCTCAAGCGGGTCCGCAAGGAGATCGACGCCAACTACCCGGACACCGTGCTCCTCGCCGAGGCCAACCAGTGGCCGGAGGACGTCGTCGACTACTTCGGCGACTACGAAGCGGGCGGCGACGAGTGCCACATGGCGTTCCACTTCCCCGTGATGCCGCGGATCTTCATGGCGGTGCGCCGCGAGAGCCGCTACCCGGTCTCCGAAATCCTGGCGAAGACCCCGGCGATCCCGAAGAACTGCCAGTGGGGCATCTTCCTGCGCAACCATGACGAGCTGACCCTCGAAATGGTCACGGACGAAGAGCGCGACTACATGTACGCGGAGTACGCCAAGGACCCGCGGATGCGCGCCAACATCGGCATCCGCCGGCGCCTCGCCCCGCTGCTGGACAACGACCGCAACCAGATCGAGCTGTTCACCGCGCTGCTGCTGTCGCTGCCCGGCTCCCCGATCCTCTACTACGGGGACGAGATCGGGATGGGCGACAACATCTGGCTGGGCGACCGGGACGCGGTGCGCACCCCGATGCAGTGGACGCCCGACCGCAACGCCGGCTTCTCCTCCAGCGATCCGGGGCGGCTCTACCTCCCCACGATCATGGACCCGGTCTACGGCTACCAGGTCACCAACGTCGAGGCGTCGATGGCCTCGCCGTCCTCGCTGCTGCACTGGACCCGCCGGATGATCGAGATCCGTAAGCAGAATCCGGCCTTCGGCCTCGGCGAGTACACCGAACTGCCCTCCTCCAACCCTGCTGTGCTGGCGTTCACCCGCGAGTACAAGGACGACCTCGTCCTGTGCGTGCACAACTTCTCGCGGTTCGCGCAGCCGACGGAGCTGGACCTGCGGTCCTTCAACGGGCGGCATCCGGTGGAGCTGATCGGCGGGGTGCGGTTCCCGGCCATCGGGCAGTGGCCCTACTTGCTGACCCTGGCGGGGCACGGCTTCTACTGGTTCCGGCTGCGCAAGGACGCGCCGCCGGCCTGA